The Oleiphilus messinensis DNA segment AGTTACACCGGGCAAACTATCCCGAGAAAAAAGAAATGATTCGTTATGTGGTTAGACGGGGTGATACAACCAATCGTATCGCATCGCGATACAGCTGCGTTTCCACTCGACAACTGGCAGAAATTAACGACATTCGCCCCCCGAAATATCGAATTCGTGTCGGGCAGGTTTTAAAAGTCCCTGAATGTTAGGTGTCGAGAACTGAAGAGATAGAAATAGTCTATAGTTGGAGCTGCGCCTGACCCAGAATCGGGGTCAGGCCACAGTTATCGCTGTTACGCGATCATTTGTCTGATCAGAGCTTCACAACGCTCCTGATCCAGATACTTCGGTACAGGGTAGTTTGTGTGAGCTTCACGCAGAGCAGACTTGGCAATCGCAGGAACGTCTTCTGCTTTCAATGCTTGCAGTTTTTGCGGGATATCAAACTCTGTTAACATTTCCCGAATTCGAGCGATAAACTGGTCTGCCAAAGCTTCCTGGGACTCATTACCTGATTTCAGGCCACTCACTTCAGCCAAAGTCGCCAAACGCTCAACAATATCTTCTTTCGAGTAATCCAGAACATAAGGCAATACAATCGCATTCCCTAATCCGTGTGGTGTCTTGTAAAGCGCACCAAAGTTATGAGAAATAGCGTGCACATACCCCAGGCTTGCCTTGGTAAAGGCTAAACCCGCGTAGTAGGATGCTAGTGCCATATTGTGTCGTGCCTTCACATTGCTGCCGTCTTTAACGGCAACCGGCAGATTCTCCATAATCAATCGCGTAGCCGCCATCGCATAACCATCAGTATCGGGTGTGGCATTCTTGGAAATGAATGCTTCTACAGCATGAGTCAGTGCGTCCATACCTGTTGCCGCGGTCACAGATGCAGGAAGACCCAACATCAACGAAGCATCAAGCGCAGCCATCATAGGCACCAATTTCAAATCCATAATCAGTGTCTTTTTATGGCTCTCTGGATCAGAAACAACAGCCGCGATGGTCACTTCAGACCCGGTACCCGCTGTAGTTGGAATGGCGAACAAAGGTGCAGGGGCATTCCAAACCCGGAAATAACCAGACAATTTAGGGATCGGACGCTTATTAGTCACTCGCGCCGCAATCACTTTGGCACAGTCGATTGATGAACCACCACCTATAGCCAAAATCGCCTCACAACCATTGGCCTCGTACATTTCAAGGCCAGTTTCAACCTGGTCGTAGGTCGGGTCTGGCAAAACACCATCATAGATCAAGTAATCAACATTATACTGGGAAAGCGCGTCCAGAATTGGTTTTACTACCCCCAGCTTCACCAGCATCGCATCCGTCACGATCAGGATTTTAC contains these protein-coding regions:
- a CDS encoding iron-containing alcohol dehydrogenase, giving the protein MLFTLQKKGHQGLMGALKLAAKLVPMTKPTLFTGEGSSAQLCEAIAQMGTGKILIVTDAMLVKLGVVKPILDALSQYNVDYLIYDGVLPDPTYDQVETGLEMYEANGCEAILAIGGGSSIDCAKVIAARVTNKRPIPKLSGYFRVWNAPAPLFAIPTTAGTGSEVTIAAVVSDPESHKKTLIMDLKLVPMMAALDASLMLGLPASVTAATGMDALTHAVEAFISKNATPDTDGYAMAATRLIMENLPVAVKDGSNVKARHNMALASYYAGLAFTKASLGYVHAISHNFGALYKTPHGLGNAIVLPYVLDYSKEDIVERLATLAEVSGLKSGNESQEALADQFIARIREMLTEFDIPQKLQALKAEDVPAIAKSALREAHTNYPVPKYLDQERCEALIRQMIA